A window of Actinobacillus suis ATCC 33415 contains these coding sequences:
- the bcp gene encoding thioredoxin-dependent thiol peroxidase: MSTLKAGDKAPQFTLLDQHEQPVSLSQFAGKKVLVYFYPKALTPGCTTQACGLRDSKSELEELNVVVLGISPDLPKKLAQFVEKKALNFTLLSDADHQVAEAFGVWGEKKFMGRTYDGIHRISFLINEQGVIEQVFDKFKTSEHHQMVVDFVKGMK, encoded by the coding sequence ATGAGTACACTTAAAGCAGGCGATAAAGCGCCTCAATTTACTTTGTTAGATCAGCACGAACAACCGGTTTCACTTAGCCAATTTGCCGGCAAAAAAGTGCTGGTTTATTTTTATCCGAAAGCCTTAACCCCGGGCTGCACTACACAAGCTTGCGGCTTACGTGACAGTAAGTCGGAATTGGAGGAATTAAATGTGGTAGTGTTAGGCATTAGCCCGGATTTACCGAAAAAATTAGCGCAATTTGTCGAGAAAAAAGCACTGAATTTCACGCTATTGTCTGATGCGGATCACCAAGTTGCCGAAGCATTCGGTGTATGGGGCGAGAAAAAATTTATGGGCAGAACCTATGATGGCATTCACCGAATTAGTTTTTTAATTAATGAACAAGGTGTGATCGAGCAGGTATTTGATAAATTTAAAACGAGTGAACATCATCAAATGGTAGTCGATTTTGTAAAAGGAATGAAGTAA
- the hemW gene encoding radical SAM family heme chaperone HemW, which yields MNLTLPPLSLYIHIPWCVQKCPYCDFNSHAQKGVIPEAEYIQHLLTDLSQDLTAYQAAIGNRKIHSIFIGGGTPSLFSAEGIAYLLAEVEKRIPFEENIEITLEANPGTAEAERFLGYAQGGVTRISMGIQSFEPEKLLKLGRIHDSNEAKQAVIFAQNSAKSGLQSFNIDLMHGLPNQSVAQALDDLRQGIALAPPHLSWYQLTIEPNTMFYYRQPTLPDDDELWDIFEQGHQLLTSAGYEQYETSAYAKKGYQCRHNLNYWRFGDYLAIGCGAHGKISYPTGEIYRFSKTKHPKGYMRGEYRYSQDLIELADRPFEFFMNRFRLLEATPKQEFELYTGLDREIVRPTMDWALSKNYITETEKHWRITQHGKLFLNELLEGFLE from the coding sequence GTGAATTTAACCCTTCCTCCCTTAAGCCTTTATATCCATATTCCGTGGTGCGTACAAAAATGTCCGTATTGCGATTTCAATTCACATGCGCAAAAAGGTGTGATTCCGGAAGCGGAATATATTCAACATTTACTTACAGATTTATCGCAAGATTTGACCGCTTATCAGGCTGCAATCGGCAATCGCAAAATTCATTCGATTTTTATTGGCGGCGGCACACCAAGTCTGTTTTCGGCAGAGGGGATTGCTTATCTGTTGGCAGAAGTCGAAAAGCGTATTCCGTTTGAAGAGAATATCGAAATTACCCTAGAGGCGAATCCTGGTACGGCGGAAGCGGAACGTTTTCTTGGCTATGCACAGGGCGGTGTGACACGTATTTCAATGGGGATCCAAAGTTTCGAACCGGAAAAACTGCTCAAACTTGGGCGAATCCATGATTCGAATGAGGCGAAACAAGCGGTCATTTTTGCGCAAAATTCTGCAAAATCCGGTTTGCAAAGTTTTAATATCGACTTAATGCACGGCTTACCGAATCAATCGGTGGCACAAGCACTGGACGATTTACGACAGGGGATTGCGCTCGCACCACCACATTTATCGTGGTATCAATTAACCATTGAGCCGAACACAATGTTTTATTATCGCCAACCGACTTTACCGGACGATGACGAATTATGGGATATTTTCGAGCAAGGTCATCAGCTTCTTACATCAGCAGGTTATGAGCAATATGAAACCTCAGCGTATGCGAAAAAAGGTTATCAATGCCGTCATAATCTTAATTATTGGCGCTTTGGTGACTATTTGGCAATTGGTTGTGGTGCGCACGGTAAGATTAGTTATCCGACCGGCGAAATTTACCGCTTCAGCAAAACTAAACACCCGAAAGGCTATATGCGAGGTGAGTATCGTTACAGCCAAGATTTGATTGAGCTTGCTGATCGTCCGTTTGAATTTTTTATGAATCGTTTCCGCTTATTGGAAGCGACTCCGAAACAAGAATTTGAACTGTACACCGGTCTTGATCGTGAAATCGTTAGACCGACCATGGATTGGGCATTAAGCAAAAATTACATCACGGAAACCGAAAAGCATTGGCGGATCACTCAGCACGGTAAGCTATTTTTAAATGAATTATTGGAAGGTTTTTTAGAATAG
- a CDS encoding ABC transporter substrate-binding protein, producing MASHFDYSESRRHFMKLMAGVGAGFAFSGTLGTFSNSAFAATGKSIEAGIAYPISTGFDPLTSSGASSLAANLHIFEGLVDLHPATRQPYLALAAKEPEQKDEVTYHIALREGATFHDGKPVTTEDVVYSFERVLDPAKASLFAQFIPFIASVKALDDKVVEFKLKYPFALFKERLTIVKIVPKHIVEAGQSAFDAKPVGSGPYKFVSATKDDRIVFEANTAYNGIYPAKVDKMTWFLLSDDAARVTAQESGRVQAIESVPYLDAERLKRKGKVESVQSFGLLFLMFNCEKAPFDNPKVRQALHYGLDTQKLIDIVFLGNAKAASSYVQDTHPDYVKAASQYDFDKAKAEALLAEAGITSLTFELLATDHAWVKECAPLILESWNALKGVKVSLKHLQSGALYGAHVDKGAFEVVIAPGDPSVFGNDLDLLLSWWYRGDVWPKRRFRWANTPEYTEVQKLLDDAVRAKTSLDAKAAWEKAINIIAQQVPLYPIVHRKLPTAWSDKSLTGFQPLPTTGLSFLGVERK from the coding sequence ATGGCTTCTCATTTTGATTATAGTGAATCTCGCCGCCATTTTATGAAACTCATGGCTGGAGTTGGAGCCGGTTTTGCGTTTTCCGGTACATTAGGCACTTTTTCAAATAGCGCTTTTGCTGCTACAGGTAAAAGTATTGAAGCGGGAATCGCTTATCCAATTTCTACCGGATTCGATCCTCTCACATCAAGTGGTGCATCATCATTAGCGGCTAACTTACATATTTTCGAAGGCTTAGTGGATTTACATCCGGCAACTCGCCAGCCTTATTTAGCTTTAGCGGCAAAAGAACCTGAACAGAAAGATGAGGTAACTTATCACATTGCTTTACGTGAAGGCGCGACTTTCCACGATGGTAAACCGGTCACCACCGAAGATGTGGTTTACTCTTTCGAACGTGTATTAGATCCGGCCAAAGCCTCATTATTCGCCCAATTTATTCCGTTTATCGCTTCGGTAAAAGCGCTTGACGATAAAGTGGTTGAATTCAAATTAAAATATCCGTTTGCTTTATTTAAAGAACGTTTAACCATTGTCAAAATCGTACCGAAGCATATTGTAGAAGCAGGTCAATCTGCATTTGATGCCAAACCTGTCGGTTCCGGTCCTTATAAATTTGTTTCTGCAACCAAAGACGACCGCATTGTCTTTGAGGCCAATACCGCTTATAACGGTATTTATCCGGCTAAAGTAGATAAAATGACGTGGTTCTTATTATCAGACGATGCAGCTCGTGTGACCGCACAAGAATCCGGACGTGTACAAGCGATTGAATCCGTACCGTATCTCGATGCGGAACGCCTAAAACGTAAAGGAAAAGTGGAATCGGTGCAATCATTCGGATTACTGTTCTTAATGTTTAACTGTGAAAAAGCACCATTTGATAATCCGAAAGTACGCCAAGCGTTACATTATGGTTTAGATACGCAAAAATTAATCGATATTGTATTCTTAGGCAATGCCAAAGCGGCAAGCTCTTACGTACAAGACACTCATCCTGATTATGTAAAAGCCGCTAGCCAATATGATTTTGATAAAGCAAAAGCTGAAGCGCTTCTAGCAGAAGCCGGTATAACCTCATTAACCTTCGAATTACTGGCAACCGACCACGCTTGGGTGAAAGAATGCGCGCCACTTATTCTTGAGTCTTGGAATGCGTTAAAAGGGGTAAAAGTCAGCCTGAAACACCTACAATCCGGTGCGCTTTATGGTGCTCATGTGGATAAAGGTGCATTTGAAGTAGTTATCGCACCGGGCGATCCGTCTGTGTTCGGTAACGACTTAGATTTATTACTCAGTTGGTGGTACCGTGGTGATGTTTGGCCGAAACGCCGTTTCCGTTGGGCGAATACGCCGGAATATACCGAAGTGCAAAAATTACTTGATGATGCCGTCCGTGCCAAAACGTCACTTGATGCAAAAGCTGCATGGGAAAAAGCAATCAATATTATTGCACAACAAGTGCCGCTTTACCCGATTGTACACCGTAAATTACCGACCGCATGGAGCGATAAATCTCTCACCGGTTTCCAACCGTTACCGACCACAGGCTTATCATTCCTTGGCGTAGAACGTAAATAA
- a CDS encoding ABC transporter permease, translating to MEIVLRLLLRRLMALPIMILGVTALVFLVLQFTPGDPATVALGESATEAAKEIYREQHGLNDPVIVQYFRFLGNLLVLDFGMTTPPEQPIIDMIAKAFPLTLQLTFIGVFLAAIVSFSLGILAALYRDRWIDQVIRLVSVAAVATPSFWLGILLIQYFSLKLDWLPSGGFVPFNEDPNEYFRSIILPSLALAVPVCASLIRVVRTTMVEEMDKDYVRTAIGNGVPYSTVIRHNVLRNALITPVTVLGLRVGYLLGGAVVIEQIFDLPGMGKLIFNGIVNHDLHLVQGVVLTIAFTFVLVNIIVDILYLLINPKIRSL from the coding sequence ATGGAAATTGTACTTCGCCTTTTACTGCGCCGTTTAATGGCATTGCCTATCATGATTTTAGGTGTTACCGCCTTAGTTTTTTTAGTCTTACAATTCACCCCCGGCGATCCTGCCACAGTTGCCTTAGGTGAAAGTGCAACCGAAGCAGCCAAAGAGATCTATCGAGAACAACACGGTTTAAATGATCCGGTGATTGTTCAATATTTCCGTTTTCTCGGGAATTTGTTAGTGCTGGATTTCGGTATGACTACACCACCGGAACAGCCGATTATTGATATGATTGCCAAAGCATTTCCGCTCACGCTACAGCTCACTTTTATCGGGGTATTTTTAGCAGCAATCGTCTCTTTTTCTTTAGGTATTCTTGCCGCACTTTATCGTGATCGTTGGATAGACCAAGTAATTCGCCTAGTTTCGGTTGCTGCGGTTGCCACACCGTCTTTCTGGCTTGGTATCTTATTGATTCAATACTTTTCTTTAAAACTGGATTGGTTACCGTCCGGTGGTTTTGTACCGTTTAACGAAGATCCGAATGAATATTTTCGTTCAATAATTTTACCGTCACTTGCGCTTGCCGTGCCGGTTTGTGCCTCATTAATTCGTGTCGTGCGTACCACCATGGTGGAAGAAATGGATAAAGATTATGTACGTACCGCCATTGGTAACGGCGTACCTTACTCGACCGTAATTCGTCATAATGTCTTACGCAACGCATTAATCACTCCGGTGACTGTACTTGGTTTACGGGTCGGCTATTTACTCGGTGGTGCGGTAGTGATTGAACAAATCTTCGATCTTCCGGGTATGGGTAAACTTATCTTTAACGGTATCGTGAACCACGACTTACACTTAGTGCAAGGTGTGGTGCTTACTATCGCCTTTACCTTCGTATTAGTTAATATCATTGTTGATATTCTCTATTTGCTCATCAATCCAAAAATTCGGAGTCTATAA
- a CDS encoding dipeptide/oligopeptide/nickel ABC transporter permease/ATP-binding protein, protein MFRQGLAARLANGGARFRALSTSSKIALIFILFVACIAILAPIVAPYDPLQTLRPVQSPSDDYLFGTDRLGRDIFSRMVWGARTSLFIGLGAVGVAILFGGIIGATAATADKFGNEVIMRLMDILMAFPGIALAAVLLATFGNSVPVIIITIAVVYTPQLARVVRANVVSQWEEDYVRAERVLGGSRTYILVKHVVRNTAAPVLVFATVMVADAIVFEASLSFLGAGVQPPFPSWGNILSEGRNLVLSGFWWATTFAGIMILLTVLALNILAEGLTDALVNPKLKTSPKTKEDVAKPLSTDVQEAMAETLALKRYLLKLHEKETTRTDRMQLNPNAKPILQVKNLSIRFPNRYGEIPLVDNISFTVHEGETMGLVGESGCGKSITAFSIMGLLPKTAKITGEILFTDRSGKQHDLLKSEQLNALRGHEISMIYQDALSALNPSMRIKDQMTQLISRGGKQSAETLLQWVKLDPEKTLNRYPHELSGGQRQRVLIAMALAREPKLLIADEPTTALDVVVQAEVIKLLNELREKLGFAMVFVSHDLALVAQMAHHITVMYAGQVVEAAPTTPLLANPTHEYTRGLLGSVLSTELRAERLYQIPGSVPSPFDFAKGDRFASRSLRPEADPEQHLQLVATDDHPQHFWASHLATQEKRMEG, encoded by the coding sequence ATGTTTCGTCAAGGATTAGCCGCTCGACTAGCTAACGGTGGCGCTAGATTTAGAGCATTATCAACCAGTTCAAAAATTGCATTGATTTTCATTTTATTTGTAGCTTGCATTGCAATTTTAGCCCCGATTGTCGCCCCGTATGATCCCTTACAAACTCTTCGACCGGTACAATCACCAAGCGATGACTATCTATTCGGTACCGATCGTTTAGGGCGTGATATTTTCTCTCGTATGGTATGGGGGGCAAGAACTTCACTCTTTATTGGTTTAGGTGCGGTAGGTGTCGCCATCTTATTTGGTGGCATTATAGGTGCAACCGCTGCAACCGCAGACAAATTTGGTAACGAAGTGATCATGCGGTTAATGGATATTTTGATGGCGTTTCCGGGCATTGCTCTTGCCGCAGTATTACTTGCGACTTTTGGTAACTCCGTTCCGGTAATTATCATTACGATAGCGGTCGTTTATACACCTCAACTTGCAAGGGTGGTACGTGCGAATGTCGTGTCCCAATGGGAAGAAGATTACGTGCGTGCCGAACGCGTGTTAGGCGGCAGTCGTACTTATATTTTAGTAAAACACGTTGTACGCAACACTGCTGCGCCAGTGTTAGTGTTTGCCACGGTAATGGTGGCGGATGCGATCGTATTTGAAGCGTCACTTTCATTCTTAGGTGCCGGCGTACAACCGCCGTTCCCGTCTTGGGGCAATATCTTATCGGAAGGACGTAACCTTGTCCTAAGCGGTTTCTGGTGGGCGACAACTTTTGCGGGAATCATGATTCTACTTACCGTATTAGCATTAAATATCTTGGCGGAAGGTTTAACCGATGCGTTAGTCAATCCGAAACTCAAAACATCGCCGAAAACCAAAGAGGATGTGGCAAAACCGCTTTCTACCGATGTACAAGAAGCGATGGCGGAAACACTCGCTTTAAAACGCTATTTGCTGAAATTACACGAGAAAGAAACAACTCGCACCGATCGCATGCAATTAAATCCGAATGCGAAACCGATTTTACAAGTGAAAAATTTATCAATTCGCTTCCCGAATCGTTACGGTGAAATTCCGCTGGTTGATAACATCAGCTTTACCGTACATGAAGGCGAAACAATGGGCTTAGTCGGTGAATCCGGTTGTGGTAAATCAATTACCGCCTTCTCTATCATGGGCTTATTACCGAAAACGGCTAAAATCACCGGTGAAATCTTATTTACCGATCGTAGTGGTAAACAACACGATTTACTTAAATCGGAACAGCTCAATGCGTTGAGAGGTCATGAAATTTCAATGATTTACCAAGATGCGTTAAGTGCGCTTAACCCGTCTATGCGAATCAAAGACCAAATGACACAGCTGATTAGCCGAGGTGGAAAACAAAGCGCAGAAACCTTATTACAATGGGTAAAACTCGATCCGGAAAAAACGCTTAACCGTTATCCGCACGAGCTTTCAGGCGGACAGCGCCAACGTGTATTGATTGCAATGGCACTCGCTCGTGAGCCTAAATTATTAATCGCCGATGAACCGACAACTGCGCTCGATGTTGTAGTGCAAGCCGAAGTGATCAAACTCTTAAATGAATTACGTGAAAAACTCGGTTTTGCGATGGTGTTCGTCAGTCACGATCTCGCACTCGTTGCACAAATGGCACACCACATCACGGTCATGTATGCCGGCCAAGTAGTTGAAGCGGCACCGACGACACCGCTCTTAGCAAATCCGACCCACGAATATACGCGTGGTTTACTCGGTTCGGTTCTCTCAACCGAATTACGTGCCGAACGCTTATATCAAATTCCGGGTAGCGTACCGTCACCATTCGACTTTGCGAAAGGTGACCGCTTCGCCAGCCGTTCATTACGTCCGGAAGCGGATCCGGAGCAACATTTACAACTGGTTGCCACCGATGATCACCCGCAACATTTTTGGGCATCACATTTAGCAACACAAGAAAAACGCATGGAGGGATAA